The following are encoded together in the Kineosporiaceae bacterium genome:
- the trxB gene encoding thioredoxin-disulfide reductase, with protein MSDDVRDVIIVGSGPAGYTAAIYSARADLKPLVFEGSVTAGGALMNTTEVENFPGFPTGIMGPDLMTNLRDQAERFGAELVTNDVVALRLDGAIKEVDVPADSGVGVVTHRARAVILATGSAYRELGLPNEKRLSGHGVSWCATCDGFFFRNQHIVVVGGGDSAVEEATFLTRFADTVTLIHRRDALRASKIMQARAFADPKLSFRWNTEVVDVLGTDKVTGLRVRDVTTGEEHDLEVTGVFVAIGHDPRVELIQNQLELDDAGYIAVRGRTTLTSLPGVFACGDVVDHTYRQAITAAGSGCSAALDAERYLAGLDDAAGSGEAAALAAVS; from the coding sequence GTGAGCGACGACGTCCGTGACGTGATCATCGTGGGCTCGGGCCCGGCCGGGTACACGGCGGCCATCTACTCGGCCCGAGCAGATCTGAAGCCGCTGGTGTTCGAGGGATCAGTGACCGCGGGCGGCGCCCTGATGAACACGACCGAGGTCGAGAACTTCCCCGGGTTCCCCACCGGGATCATGGGTCCCGACCTGATGACCAACCTGCGAGACCAGGCCGAACGGTTCGGGGCCGAGTTGGTGACGAACGACGTGGTGGCGCTGCGGCTGGACGGCGCGATCAAGGAGGTCGACGTCCCCGCCGACTCCGGTGTGGGCGTCGTGACCCACCGGGCTCGGGCCGTCATCCTCGCGACGGGGTCGGCCTATCGCGAACTGGGGTTGCCGAACGAGAAGCGCCTGTCGGGCCACGGCGTCAGCTGGTGTGCCACGTGCGACGGGTTCTTCTTCCGCAACCAGCACATCGTGGTCGTGGGCGGCGGTGACTCGGCGGTCGAGGAGGCCACCTTCCTCACCCGTTTCGCCGACACCGTGACCCTGATCCACCGACGCGACGCGCTGCGGGCCTCGAAGATCATGCAGGCGCGTGCCTTCGCCGATCCCAAACTGTCGTTCCGGTGGAACACCGAGGTGGTCGACGTCCTCGGCACCGACAAGGTGACCGGGTTGCGGGTGCGCGACGTGACCACCGGCGAGGAGCACGATCTCGAGGTGACCGGCGTCTTCGTGGCCATCGGGCACGACCCCCGAGTCGAGTTGATCCAGAACCAGCTCGAGCTGGACGACGCGGGCTACATCGCGGTGCGCGGCCGCACCACGCTGACCTCGCTGCCCGGGGTGTTCGCCTGCGGGGACGTCGTGGACCACACCTACCGCCAGGCGATCACGGCCGCTGGGTCGGGCTGTTCGGCCGCCCTGGACGCCGAGCGTTACCTCGCCGGCCTGGACGACGCGGCGGGCTCGGGCGAGGCGGCCGCACTGGCTGCCGTGTCCTGA
- the trxA gene encoding thioredoxin has protein sequence MSASHAVTDATFDAEVLGSDKPVVVDFWAPWCGPCRQIAPILDEISAAHSDKITVVKVNTDENHVVVNRYQVTSIPTVAVFAGGELVKTIIGAKPKPKLLQELEAWIS, from the coding sequence ATGTCCGCCAGCCACGCAGTCACCGATGCCACCTTCGATGCGGAGGTGCTGGGTAGCGACAAGCCCGTTGTGGTCGACTTCTGGGCGCCGTGGTGCGGCCCTTGCCGCCAGATCGCCCCGATCTTGGACGAGATCTCCGCGGCGCACAGCGACAAGATCACGGTCGTCAAGGTGAACACCGACGAGAACCACGTGGTCGTGAATCGCTACCAGGTGACGTCGATCCCGACCGTCGCAGTGTTCGCGGGCGGCGAGCTCGTCAAGACCATCATCGGTGCGAAGCCGAAGCCGAAGCTGTTGCAGGAGCTCGAGGCCTGGATCAGCTGA
- the murJ gene encoding murein biosynthesis integral membrane protein MurJ: MMRSSALMSAGTLVSRILGWVRASVLSAAIGGALSGSVFATANTLPNNVFILIGGGALNAILVPQIVRAAKQSDDGGTEYIDRLLTLATLILGVTTIVATAAAPLLIRLYSDNWDQPTLDLGTAMAVWCLPQIFFYGLYTLYGQVLNARGSFGPYMWAPVVNNIVAIAGMVVFIAMAGSGERPVTGWSAADVALLAGTATLGVVANALVLVPVMRRAGYTWRPRWGWRGIGLRNAGTIALWTFAGVALAQLGFLVISRVVNAAGSAAQRDGIPAGRAVFDFAFMIFMMPHSLVAVSVVTAVFTRLSARAADGDLDAVRSDLSLALRTVSVATMFATALFIALGPLITAGMFPGTSRVTTDQYALVATAMLLGIVPFSAQFLFQRVSYAFEDARTPFWIGTIGTLLSTVGALLMPTVLAPRDVAAGVGAVMAATNLVTTIIWFPVLRRRLGAVDGPRILSTHLRLLLAAASATGIGILVREGAQVVLGERGVLGVYGVLGSATVVMSITYLLALRALRVDEVDTLLQPLRSRLAR, from the coding sequence ATGATGCGCAGCAGCGCGCTGATGTCGGCCGGAACGTTGGTGTCGCGCATCCTCGGCTGGGTCCGCGCCAGTGTGCTGTCGGCAGCGATCGGCGGCGCCCTGTCCGGCAGCGTCTTCGCCACCGCGAACACCTTGCCCAACAACGTGTTCATCCTGATCGGCGGCGGGGCGCTCAACGCCATCCTGGTGCCGCAGATCGTGCGAGCCGCCAAGCAGAGCGACGACGGCGGCACCGAGTACATCGACCGGCTGCTGACCCTGGCCACGCTCATCCTCGGTGTCACCACCATCGTCGCCACCGCCGCGGCCCCCCTGTTGATCCGCCTCTACAGCGACAACTGGGACCAGCCCACCCTCGACCTGGGCACGGCCATGGCCGTCTGGTGCCTGCCGCAGATCTTCTTCTACGGCCTCTACACGCTCTACGGCCAGGTGCTCAATGCCCGGGGCAGCTTCGGGCCCTACATGTGGGCCCCCGTGGTCAACAACATCGTCGCGATCGCCGGCATGGTCGTCTTCATCGCCATGGCCGGGTCGGGTGAGCGGCCGGTGACCGGGTGGAGCGCGGCAGACGTCGCCCTGTTGGCGGGGACGGCGACGCTCGGGGTGGTGGCCAATGCCCTGGTGCTGGTGCCGGTGATGCGCCGGGCGGGCTACACCTGGCGACCACGATGGGGATGGCGCGGCATCGGCCTGCGCAATGCCGGCACCATCGCGTTGTGGACCTTCGCCGGGGTGGCCCTGGCCCAGCTCGGCTTCCTGGTGATCTCGCGGGTGGTCAACGCCGCGGGCAGCGCCGCTCAGAGGGACGGCATCCCGGCCGGACGCGCCGTCTTCGACTTCGCGTTCATGATCTTCATGATGCCGCACTCGCTGGTGGCGGTCTCCGTGGTCACCGCGGTGTTCACCCGGCTCTCGGCCCGCGCCGCCGACGGTGACCTGGACGCCGTCCGCTCGGATCTGTCGCTCGCACTGCGCACGGTGTCGGTGGCCACCATGTTCGCCACCGCGCTCTTCATCGCGCTGGGTCCCCTGATCACCGCGGGCATGTTCCCCGGCACCAGCCGGGTGACCACCGACCAGTACGCACTGGTGGCCACCGCCATGCTGCTCGGCATCGTCCCCTTCAGCGCCCAGTTCCTGTTCCAGCGGGTGAGCTACGCCTTCGAGGACGCCCGCACCCCGTTCTGGATCGGAACCATCGGCACCCTGCTGTCGACCGTCGGGGCACTGCTGATGCCCACCGTGCTCGCACCGCGCGACGTCGCGGCCGGGGTCGGGGCGGTCATGGCGGCCACCAACCTGGTCACCACGATCATCTGGTTCCCGGTACTGCGCCGCCGGCTGGGCGCGGTCGACGGGCCACGCATCCTGTCCACCCACCTGCGATTGCTGCTGGCTGCCGCGAGCGCCACCGGCATCGGCATCCTGGTGCGCGAGGGGGCCCAGGTGGTGCTCGGTGAGCGCGGCGTGCTCGGCGTGTACGGCGTCCTGGGCAGCGCAACCGTGGTGATGTCGATCACCTACCTGCTCGCGTTGCGGGCGTTGCGCGTCGACGAGGTGGACACCTTGCTGCAGCCCCTGCGGTCACGGCTGGCCCGCTGA
- a CDS encoding ParB/RepB/Spo0J family partition protein yields the protein MSEKRRGLGRGLGALIPSGPMAKTSGDRPVDDVFFRDKSESGQQPVEAGAATATATLERPAGDLPSLVTADLEPVVPAGDGETEPDSDTDLVPVPGATFAEIPVTSIRPNPRQPRQVFDEEELAELVHSIKEIGVLQPIVVRRVGEPDDSGALYELVMGERRWRATQQAGLATVPAIVRDTADDDLLRDALLENLHRSQLNPLEEAAAYQQLLDDFGCTHEELATRIGRSRPQISNTIRLLRLPPLVQRRVAAGVLTAGHARALLGLDDMSAMEALAQRIVSEGLSVRAVEEVVSLGDTPTPGAPAKKKPRAGSHRSELNDLASRLGDALDTRVAIALGQRKGRLSIDFASVDDLNRILGLMSPEVRGVFAAPGAVED from the coding sequence GTGAGCGAGAAGCGACGGGGTCTTGGCCGAGGTCTGGGTGCACTCATCCCCAGTGGTCCCATGGCCAAGACCAGTGGCGACCGGCCGGTCGACGACGTGTTCTTCCGGGACAAGTCAGAGTCCGGGCAGCAGCCGGTCGAGGCTGGGGCAGCGACCGCCACGGCGACCCTGGAGCGGCCGGCGGGCGACCTCCCCAGCCTGGTGACGGCGGACCTCGAACCGGTGGTCCCAGCGGGCGACGGCGAGACCGAGCCGGACTCCGACACCGATCTGGTCCCGGTGCCCGGCGCGACGTTCGCCGAGATCCCGGTGACGTCGATCCGTCCGAACCCGCGACAGCCGCGACAGGTGTTCGACGAGGAGGAGCTGGCCGAGCTCGTCCACTCGATCAAGGAGATCGGCGTTCTGCAGCCGATCGTCGTCCGCCGAGTCGGTGAGCCGGATGACAGCGGCGCGTTGTACGAACTCGTCATGGGGGAGCGGCGGTGGCGTGCCACGCAACAGGCAGGGCTGGCCACGGTTCCGGCCATCGTGCGGGACACCGCAGACGATGACCTGCTGCGGGATGCCCTGCTGGAGAACCTCCACCGCAGTCAGCTCAACCCTCTGGAAGAGGCCGCCGCCTATCAGCAACTGCTCGATGACTTCGGGTGCACTCACGAGGAACTGGCCACCCGCATCGGCAGGTCGCGGCCGCAGATCAGCAACACCATCCGTCTGCTTCGACTGCCACCACTGGTCCAGCGGCGGGTGGCCGCCGGCGTGCTGACCGCAGGCCACGCCCGGGCATTGCTGGGACTGGACGACATGTCTGCGATGGAGGCACTCGCTCAGCGCATCGTCTCTGAAGGGCTCTCGGTCCGTGCGGTCGAAGAGGTCGTGTCTCTGGGCGACACCCCGACGCCGGGTGCACCGGCCAAGAAGAAGCCGCGTGCAGGGAGTCATCGGTCGGAGTTGAACGACCTGGCCTCTCGGCTCGGGGATGCGCTCGACACTCGGGTGGCGATCGCCCTGGGTCAACGCAAGGGGCGCTTGAGCATCGACTTCGCCAGTGTCGACGACCTGAACCGGATCCTGGGCCTGATGAGCCCAGAGGTCCGCGGGGTCTTCGCCGCGCCCGGTGCCGTCGAGGACTGA
- a CDS encoding GNAT family N-acetyltransferase has protein sequence MGRRVAALTLDTLSDLPDPCRRCVIWELDAVAGRRAAEAGDTAFEKEVWVSSTLLEWGSCGRVAYVDDEPAGFVLYAPPAFVPRSMSFPTSPVSVDAVLLTTARVLPEFTGGGLARFLIQSAAKDLTRRGVRAIEAFGLAATAGVSVPGEKGHSCLVPADLLLAVGFKTVRPHHRYPRLRLELKTALSWREDVEQALERILGTVRQPALTSQAAD, from the coding sequence ATGGGACGACGCGTCGCCGCGCTGACACTGGACACCCTCTCGGATCTTCCCGACCCGTGTCGCCGATGTGTGATCTGGGAACTGGATGCCGTCGCGGGCCGACGCGCGGCCGAGGCCGGGGACACCGCCTTCGAGAAGGAGGTCTGGGTCTCGTCGACCTTGCTGGAGTGGGGGTCGTGTGGCCGCGTCGCCTACGTCGATGATGAACCTGCTGGGTTCGTGCTCTACGCCCCACCGGCCTTCGTTCCGCGATCGATGTCGTTCCCGACCTCGCCGGTCAGCGTGGACGCCGTCCTGCTCACCACGGCCCGGGTGTTACCCGAGTTCACCGGGGGAGGGCTGGCACGCTTCCTCATCCAGTCTGCGGCCAAGGATCTGACGCGGCGGGGCGTCCGGGCGATCGAGGCGTTCGGTCTGGCTGCGACCGCGGGTGTGTCGGTGCCCGGTGAGAAGGGGCACTCCTGTCTGGTGCCGGCAGATCTGCTGTTGGCCGTGGGCTTCAAGACCGTCCGGCCGCACCACCGCTATCCACGGCTACGCCTGGAGCTCAAGACGGCGCTGTCCTGGCGCGAGGACGTCGAGCAGGCACTGGAGCGGATCCTCGGCACCGTGAGGCAGCCGGCCCTGACCTCGCAGGCCGCCGACTGA
- a CDS encoding CCA tRNA nucleotidyltransferase produces MLTLPPEVAQLGELFAAAGHRLALVGGPVRDAALGRASSPDLDFTTDARPEATEKILKRWGEACWDIGKAFGTIGARVGDTIVEVTTYRSESYDPASRKPDVVYGDTLEGDLSRRDFTVNAMAVELPTLTFVDPHQGLEDLAAGWLRTPGTPEQSFGDDPLRMMRAARFSAQLGLDVDQPVAAAMTAMAERITIVAAERSRVELEKLLLAPSPRRGLELLVETGVMDHVLPELPALKLEIDEHHRHKDVYEHTLIVLEQAIALEQPGSPDLVLRLAALLHDIGKPKTRRFEGGGGVSFHHHEVVGAKLARKRLQALRFDKDTITAVTRLIELHLRFHGYGDGEWTDAAVRRYVADAGPVLDRLHLLTRSDCTTRNQRKALRLSAAYDDLEERIARLREQEELDAVRPDLDGNAIMALLGIPPGRDVGRAWAHLKELRLDRGPLTREDAEAELLTWWASQPH; encoded by the coding sequence CTGCTCACCCTGCCGCCCGAGGTCGCCCAGCTCGGTGAGCTCTTCGCCGCCGCCGGTCATCGGCTCGCGCTGGTGGGCGGTCCGGTACGGGACGCCGCGCTGGGACGCGCCTCCTCGCCGGACCTGGACTTCACCACGGACGCCCGGCCCGAGGCGACCGAGAAGATCCTGAAGCGCTGGGGCGAGGCCTGCTGGGACATCGGCAAGGCGTTCGGCACCATCGGCGCCCGGGTCGGCGACACCATCGTCGAGGTCACCACGTATCGCAGCGAGTCCTACGATCCGGCGAGCCGCAAGCCGGACGTCGTCTACGGCGACACCCTCGAGGGCGACCTGTCGCGGCGCGACTTCACCGTCAACGCCATGGCGGTCGAGCTGCCCACCCTGACCTTCGTCGACCCGCATCAGGGTCTGGAGGACCTCGCCGCCGGGTGGCTGCGCACCCCGGGGACGCCGGAGCAGTCGTTCGGCGACGATCCGCTGCGCATGATGCGCGCCGCCCGGTTCAGTGCCCAGCTGGGCCTGGACGTCGACCAGCCGGTGGCCGCGGCGATGACCGCGATGGCCGAGCGGATCACGATCGTGGCGGCCGAGCGCTCGCGCGTGGAGCTCGAGAAGTTGCTGCTCGCGCCGTCCCCACGGCGCGGTCTCGAGCTGCTGGTCGAGACCGGTGTGATGGACCACGTGCTGCCGGAGCTGCCGGCGTTGAAGCTCGAGATCGACGAGCACCACCGTCACAAGGACGTCTACGAGCACACGCTGATCGTGCTCGAACAGGCCATCGCCCTGGAGCAGCCCGGCAGTCCTGATCTGGTGCTGCGGCTGGCGGCGTTGTTGCACGACATCGGCAAGCCGAAGACCCGGCGGTTCGAGGGCGGCGGTGGCGTGAGCTTCCACCACCACGAGGTGGTCGGTGCCAAGCTGGCCCGAAAGCGACTGCAGGCGTTGCGGTTCGACAAGGACACCATCACGGCGGTGACCCGGTTGATCGAGCTCCACCTGCGTTTTCACGGCTACGGGGACGGCGAGTGGACCGATGCCGCGGTGCGGCGGTACGTCGCCGATGCCGGGCCGGTGCTCGACCGGCTGCACCTGCTGACCCGCTCGGACTGCACCACCCGCAACCAGCGCAAGGCCTTGCGCCTGTCGGCGGCCTACGACGACCTCGAGGAACGGATCGCCCGGCTGCGCGAGCAGGAGGAACTCGACGCCGTCAGGCCCGATCTGGACGGCAACGCGATCATGGCCCTGCTCGGCATCCCCCCCGGCCGCGATGTCGGTCGAGCCTGGGCACATCTCAAGGAGCTACGCCTCGACCGCGGCCCGCTGACCCGCGAGGACGCCGAGGCCGAACTCCTCACCTGGTGGGCCTCCCAACCCCACTGA
- a CDS encoding NUDIX hydrolase, whose amino-acid sequence MVRPPRSPRPPRRDLPTVQETSAGGLVVAVTENPMKAAVIARLNRAGRVEWCLPKGHLESGETAEEAAVREIAEETGIIGRVVASLGTIDYWFAAEGRRVHKRVHHYLLEATGGALSLDGDPDQEAVEVAWVALDDLATLLAFPNERRIAREATAFLADSA is encoded by the coding sequence ATGGTTCGTCCGCCGCGCTCTCCGCGACCGCCGCGGCGGGACCTCCCCACCGTGCAGGAGACCTCCGCCGGCGGACTGGTGGTCGCGGTGACCGAGAACCCGATGAAGGCCGCGGTGATCGCTCGCCTCAACCGTGCCGGCCGCGTCGAGTGGTGCCTGCCCAAGGGTCACCTCGAGAGCGGCGAGACCGCCGAGGAGGCCGCCGTCCGCGAGATCGCCGAGGAGACGGGCATCATCGGACGGGTGGTCGCCTCGCTGGGCACCATCGACTACTGGTTCGCGGCCGAGGGACGCCGGGTGCACAAACGGGTGCACCACTATCTGCTCGAGGCCACCGGCGGGGCGTTGAGCCTCGACGGCGACCCGGACCAGGAGGCCGTCGAGGTCGCCTGGGTGGCCCTCGACGACCTGGCCACCCTGCTCGCCTTCCCGAACGAGCGGCGGATCGCCCGCGAGGCCACGGCATTCCTGGCAGACAGCGCGTGA
- a CDS encoding nitrogen fixation protein NifH has translation MTTTMMNRNQLEAWLLESDAPSVRAATLQRLLGREPDDPEVIEARACAMRTDPVAAILAAQHPDGWWSKPGPGYSPKYRGTVWQVIFLDQLGADPADERIRRACDYLLRHTSSPSGGFGISSSGLDKAPLASSVAHCLNGNLLRAVLGFGFGDDPRVLAAAEWAASTILGDGETRFYASGTCGPLFACGSNDKQSCAWGAVKELRGLSRIPPASRSPRVRRAVDDGVAFLLSHDPAIADYPMGWGNTKPSGSWFRLGFPSGYVADVLQVLEVLTELGHGDDERLDHARAWLLDQRDPDGRWRNRYAYNGKTEVDIEQQGKPSKWVTLRSLSVLSFGDQAVA, from the coding sequence ATGACCACGACCATGATGAACCGCAATCAGCTCGAAGCCTGGCTGCTGGAGTCCGACGCCCCCTCCGTCCGCGCCGCAACGCTGCAGCGCCTGCTCGGCCGAGAACCCGACGACCCCGAGGTGATCGAGGCTCGCGCGTGCGCGATGCGTACTGACCCGGTCGCGGCGATCCTGGCCGCGCAGCATCCCGACGGCTGGTGGAGCAAGCCTGGCCCCGGATACAGCCCGAAGTACCGCGGCACCGTATGGCAGGTGATCTTCCTCGACCAGCTCGGCGCCGATCCGGCCGACGAACGGATCCGCCGCGCCTGCGACTACCTGTTGCGCCATACCTCGTCGCCCTCCGGAGGTTTCGGCATCTCCAGTTCCGGCCTCGACAAGGCACCGCTGGCGAGTTCGGTCGCTCACTGCCTCAACGGGAACCTGTTGCGCGCCGTCCTCGGGTTCGGCTTTGGCGACGATCCTCGCGTGCTGGCCGCTGCTGAATGGGCCGCGTCCACCATCCTCGGGGACGGCGAGACCCGCTTCTATGCCAGCGGGACGTGCGGGCCGCTGTTCGCCTGTGGCTCCAACGACAAGCAGTCCTGCGCGTGGGGAGCGGTCAAGGAGCTGCGCGGGTTGTCGCGGATCCCGCCTGCTTCCCGGTCGCCGCGAGTCCGCCGAGCTGTCGACGACGGCGTGGCGTTTCTGCTCTCGCATGACCCGGCGATCGCCGATTACCCAATGGGTTGGGGCAACACCAAGCCGAGTGGCTCCTGGTTCCGGCTCGGGTTCCCGTCGGGCTACGTCGCCGACGTGCTGCAGGTGCTCGAGGTATTGACCGAACTCGGCCACGGCGACGACGAACGCCTCGACCATGCTCGAGCGTGGCTGCTCGACCAGCGCGACCCGGACGGCCGCTGGCGCAACCGCTATGCCTACAACGGCAAGACCGAGGTCGACATCGAGCAGCAGGGCAAGCCGTCGAAATGGGTCACCCTGCGCTCCCTCTCTGTGCTGTCCTTCGGCGACCAAGCAGTGGCCTGA
- a CDS encoding VOC family protein, whose product MTSFVAHTVVDCRNAYELSTWWKLVLGYIDLEGDPNLPGHQECLILDPETDHRLLFIEVPEEKSGKNRLHLDLRPRTGSRDDEVERLRGLGAIDVADHRGIHGPGSGWVVLADPEGNEFCVLRSVTEVNSSS is encoded by the coding sequence GTGACATCGTTCGTGGCCCACACCGTCGTGGACTGCCGCAACGCGTATGAGCTCTCGACGTGGTGGAAGCTGGTCCTGGGGTACATCGACCTGGAGGGCGATCCGAACCTGCCCGGTCACCAGGAGTGCCTGATCCTGGACCCGGAGACGGATCATCGGCTGCTGTTCATCGAGGTGCCCGAGGAGAAGTCGGGCAAGAATCGACTCCATCTCGACCTGCGACCCAGGACCGGTTCCCGTGACGATGAAGTCGAGCGGCTGCGTGGCCTCGGCGCCATCGACGTAGCCGACCATCGGGGGATTCACGGCCCCGGGTCCGGCTGGGTTGTGCTCGCTGATCCGGAGGGGAACGAGTTCTGTGTGCTGCGTTCCGTTACTGAGGTCAACTCGTCGAGTTGA
- the sigM gene encoding RNA polymerase sigma factor SigM: MSGSHAPQASTDDRELLAAHLRGDAEAFGTLVARHRDRLWAVAVRTLADREEAADALQDALISAFRGAATYRGDAAVTTWLHRIVVNACLDRIRRRQSRPTVPLGSYDIPTTLDAAGQVDVRLAVRAALADLPAEQREALVLVDLEDLPVLEAARLLGVPEGTIKSRCSRGRTALAQALRDDVGGSGSTPPPGEPDRSVSRPPRTAGAAGAAGGIAERETLFGNPSSSANVASADPRSGRHGRRGRDGVDSQERGDQGW; encoded by the coding sequence GTGAGCGGTAGCCATGCACCGCAGGCGTCGACCGACGACCGGGAACTGCTGGCTGCCCATCTGCGCGGCGATGCCGAGGCGTTCGGCACCCTGGTCGCCCGGCACCGGGACCGGTTGTGGGCGGTCGCCGTCCGGACCCTGGCGGACCGTGAGGAAGCGGCCGACGCCCTGCAGGACGCGCTGATCTCGGCCTTCCGTGGGGCGGCGACCTATCGCGGCGATGCCGCGGTCACGACCTGGTTGCACCGCATCGTGGTCAACGCCTGCCTCGACCGGATCCGGCGCCGGCAGTCCCGCCCGACGGTCCCGTTGGGCAGCTACGACATCCCGACCACGCTCGACGCGGCCGGCCAGGTCGACGTCCGGCTCGCCGTCCGCGCCGCGCTGGCCGATCTTCCGGCCGAGCAGCGCGAGGCGCTGGTACTGGTGGATCTCGAGGACCTGCCCGTGCTCGAAGCGGCACGGTTGCTCGGCGTTCCCGAGGGCACGATCAAGTCCCGCTGCTCCCGGGGTCGTACCGCGCTGGCCCAGGCCCTGCGCGACGACGTCGGGGGGTCGGGATCGACGCCGCCCCCCGGCGAGCCCGACCGCTCCGTCAGCCGGCCACCGCGTACTGCGGGCGCCGCGGGCGCCGCGGGAGGCATCGCCGAACGTGAGACGTTGTTCGGGAACCCCAGCTCGTCGGCGAACGTCGCATCGGCGGACCCCCGAAGCGGACGCCACGGCCGCCGGGGCCGAGACGGCGTGGATTCTCAGGAGCGGGGTGATCAGGGATGGTGA
- a CDS encoding ParA family protein, producing MQQPESPSTAPPSASAAVAVADTELTALDPEWQPPGAPLAAPLPFNESDRVQLVASLPTVDDTTPLAAEVAEDARRRISLVGRSFPRPPHTRILTVANQKGGVGKTTTTVNVAAALAQAGLSVLVLDIDPQGNASTALGIDHHAEVPSLYDVVVEDRPLAEVVQPCPDLPNLWVAPATIDLAGAEIELVSFVAREVRLKKALEIYLQGRRQQGLDQIDYVLIDCPPSLSLLTVNAFVAAREVLIPIQCEYYALEGLSQLLKHIELIRRQLNPSLHVSTIMLTMFDARTRLSSQVADEVRTHFPEQVVKTTVPRSVRISEAPSHGQTVMTYDPASSGALSYLEASRELAEQVLTWESTTREEQS from the coding sequence ATGCAGCAGCCGGAGAGCCCTTCGACGGCGCCTCCATCCGCATCCGCAGCAGTGGCTGTGGCCGACACGGAACTGACGGCGCTCGACCCGGAGTGGCAGCCTCCGGGTGCCCCGCTGGCAGCTCCACTGCCGTTCAACGAGTCGGACCGAGTGCAGTTGGTGGCCAGCCTGCCCACGGTGGACGACACCACGCCGCTCGCCGCCGAGGTGGCCGAGGACGCCAGACGCCGGATCTCCCTGGTCGGGCGCTCGTTCCCCCGGCCGCCACACACCCGGATCCTGACCGTCGCCAACCAGAAGGGTGGCGTCGGCAAGACCACGACGACGGTGAACGTGGCCGCGGCCTTGGCTCAGGCGGGGTTGTCCGTGCTGGTGCTCGACATCGATCCGCAGGGCAACGCCTCGACGGCTTTGGGGATCGATCACCATGCCGAGGTGCCGAGCCTGTACGACGTCGTGGTGGAGGATCGGCCTCTGGCCGAAGTCGTGCAGCCGTGTCCGGACCTGCCCAACCTCTGGGTGGCGCCGGCAACCATCGATCTGGCAGGTGCCGAGATCGAGTTGGTGTCGTTCGTCGCCCGGGAGGTCCGTCTCAAGAAGGCGCTGGAGATCTACCTCCAGGGCCGGCGTCAGCAGGGCCTGGATCAGATCGACTACGTCCTGATCGACTGCCCGCCGAGCCTGAGTCTGCTGACCGTGAATGCCTTTGTCGCCGCACGCGAGGTGCTGATCCCGATCCAGTGCGAGTACTACGCGCTGGAGGGCTTGTCGCAGTTGCTGAAGCACATCGAGTTGATTCGTCGTCAGCTGAATCCGTCCCTGCACGTCTCCACCATCATGCTGACCATGTTCGACGCGCGGACCAGACTCTCGTCGCAGGTCGCTGACGAGGTTCGAACGCACTTCCCCGAACAGGTGGTCAAGACGACCGTTCCCCGATCGGTCCGCATCTCCGAGGCACCAAGTCACGGCCAAACCGTCATGACGTACGACCCGGCGTCCAGTGGAGCGCTCTCTTACCTTGAGGCGTCCCGCGAACTTGCCGAACAGGTACTCACGTGGGAATCAACAACGCGCGAGGAGCAATCGTGA